Proteins co-encoded in one Prunus persica cultivar Lovell chromosome G6, Prunus_persica_NCBIv2, whole genome shotgun sequence genomic window:
- the LOC109949549 gene encoding zinc finger MYM-type protein 1-like: MERFFKRKLSTDSSSLSNPGSSNARPIEVDEILANLQADPGLRTRMADYSPNIRDEIRRAYLQKRPCQPRSYKFPQTNQSGINRRFIAHWFDDHDWLEYSIAKDAAFCLHCYLFKSNFDQVGGDAFTGVGFNNWKKAKERFNLHIGPVGSVHNQAREVAYNLMHQTTHIETIVIKQTSQARTAYRTCLNASLKCTRYLLRQGLSFRGHDESAQSSNKGNYLELLQFLADHDEKVKAVVLENAPENLKLIAPSIQKDLVNSCAKETIDLILSDVKDRYFSIMVDEARDVSIKEQMAMVLRYVNDKGQIIERFVGVQHVTDTTSSALKEAIDEFFSSANLSFSKLRGQGYNGASNMRGEFNGLKTKILREQPCAFYVHCFAHQLQLALVAVAKKNIDVNSFFTTANSLVNVVGASCKRRDALRAQYQEELVRAFEDDCLITGRGLNQERTLIRAGDTRWNSHYALQKKDQDIVSAMNLVKTCKENLQLMRDNEFEELVEQA, encoded by the exons ATGGAACgattctttaaaagaaaattatctaCGGATAGTTCTTCTCTGTCTAATCCGGGTAGTTCAAATGCAAGACCAATTGAAGTAGATGAGATCTTAGCTAATCTTCAAGCAGACCCTGGACTAAGAACTCGAATGGCGGATTATAGTCCTAATATTCGGGATGAGATCCGAAGAGCATATCTACAAAAGAGACCTTGTCAACCTAGAAGTTATAAATTCCCACAAACTAATCAATCAGGAATTAATAGACGCTTCATTGCTCATTGGTTTGATGATCATGATTGGTTGGAATATAGTATTGCTAAAGATGCTGCGTTTTGTCTTCATTGTTATCTCTTCAAATCTAATTTTGATCAAGTGGGTGGTGATGCATTCACTGGGGTAGGCTTCAATAATTGGAAGAAGGCGAAAGAAAGATTTAACCTTCATATTGGACCGGTTGGTAGTGTTCACAACCAAGCTAGAGAAGTTGCTTACAATTTGATGCATCAAACTACACACATTGAAACAATTGTGATCAAGCAAACAAGCCAAGCTCGCACGGCTTATCGCACTTGCTTGAATGCATCACTTAAGTGCACTAGGTATTTGTTGCGGCAAGGGCTTTCTTTTCGTGGTCATGATGAAAGTGCACAATCAAGTAATAAAGGGAATTATTTAGAGCTCTTGCAATTTCTTGCGGATCATGATGAAAAAGTTAAGGCCGTTGTGTTGGAAAATGCTCCGGAAAATTTAAAGTTAATAGCTCCTTCAATTCAAAAAGATCTTGTCAATTCTTGTGCCAAAGAAACCATTGATCTTATCTTGAGTGATGTAAAAGAtagatatttttcaataatggtGGATGAAGCACGTGATGTTTCAATAAAGGAGCAAATGGCGATGGTGTTGCGTTATGTGAATGACAAAGGACAAATAATTGAAAGGTTTGTGGGGGTTCAACATGTAACCGACACTACTTCAAGTGCACTAAaggaagcaattgatgaattCTTTTCTTCCGCGAATTTGAGCTTTTCCAAGCTACGAGGACAAGGTTATAATGGAGCTAGCAATATGAGAGGTGAGTTCAATGGCCTTAAgacaaagattttgagagaaCAACCTTGTGCATTTTATGTTCATTGCTTTGCTCATCAACTTCAACTAGCTCTTGTTGCGGtagcaaagaaaaacattgatGTCAACTCTTTTTTCACAACGGCTAATAGTTTGGTTAATGTTGTTGGAGCATCTTGTAAGCGCCGCGATGCACTTAGAGCACAATACCAAGAAGAGCttgtgagagcttttgaaGATGATTGTCTTATAACGGGGCGGGGCTTAAATCAAGAAAGGACTCTCATACGTGCCGGCGATACACGATGGAACTCACATTATG cattgcaaaagaaagatcaagacaTTGTGAGTGCAATGAATTTAGTGAAAACATGCAAGGAAAACCTGCAGTTGATGAGGGATAATGAGTTTGAAGAATTGGTTGAGCAAGCGTAA